One segment of Acidianus sp. HS-5 DNA contains the following:
- a CDS encoding N-acyl homoserine lactonase family protein codes for MSSVKRIYLLDYGKLAGEIGWYLPKAECYLDKDKPKTKEWFYLPVSGALVEHDDGYLLFDTGLNMESEKIVPKEVLDVFPILKLDESNSIENQLKLINLKPEDISTVVLSHLHWDHSGQLAIFKDLKTPLIVHKRELNYALYSIWIGKSGAYIYQNLEPLRGANWVPIENTQYEIYPGIELILMGGHTPGSTMLKVTTKQGNTYLFTSDFIQVPIELDVENMGWLMGDAEEWYTSVRKLKMLLRNKRTYAVIGHDPDLWNKYPKIPNNLE; via the coding sequence TATTTACCTAAAGCTGAATGTTATTTAGATAAGGATAAACCAAAAACAAAGGAATGGTTTTATTTACCTGTAAGTGGTGCCTTAGTAGAGCACGATGACGGATATTTGCTTTTTGATACCGGACTAAACATGGAGTCCGAAAAAATAGTTCCTAAAGAAGTCTTAGATGTATTCCCTATACTAAAACTCGACGAAAGTAATTCAATAGAAAATCAATTGAAATTGATTAATCTTAAGCCAGAAGATATATCCACTGTTGTATTATCTCACTTGCATTGGGATCATTCCGGTCAGTTAGCAATATTTAAAGATTTAAAAACACCGCTAATAGTTCACAAAAGAGAATTAAATTATGCATTATATAGCATATGGATAGGTAAAAGTGGGGCATATATCTATCAGAACTTAGAGCCACTTAGGGGTGCTAATTGGGTTCCTATTGAAAATACACAATATGAAATTTATCCAGGGATAGAACTAATATTAATGGGAGGCCACACACCAGGTAGTACGATGTTAAAAGTGACTACTAAGCAAGGTAACACTTATCTATTCACTAGTGATTTTATCCAAGTACCAATAGAACTTGATGTAGAAAATATGGGATGGCTAATGGGAGATGCAGAAGAGTGGTATACCTCTGTCAGAAAACTTAAGATGCTTCTGAGAAATAAAAGAACGTATGCAGTCATAGGGCATGATCCAGACCTCTGGAATAAGTATCCTAAAATTCCCAATAACTTAGAATAA